The sequence CAGAACTCGGTGAAGAAATCGTCGGCAAGCTCGTGCAGCGCATTCTGGATCTGGCGGCCCGGCAGCTCGGCGAGCGGGCCCGACGCCGTCGCCCACACCGCGTATTCGATCCGCGTCGCGGGCTCGCCGCGGATCGCGTCCGGCGCATCGTCGGCGGGCGCGAGCACGACGTCGATCTGGCCGCGCAGCGCGCCGATGCCGTCCGCACGCGCCCGGAAGTTCAGCGTGCGTCTCGTGTGCTCCGGCTCGTCGTGGCGCTCGCTGACGACGTGTGCACGCACGTCGTAGCGCGCGCGCAGCGGGCCGAGCGGCACGGTCAGCGCGAGCGCGTACTCGCCGCGCGCCAGCCGCGAAAACGACTCGCAATGATCGAGGCTCGCGCGCACGAGCGCGAGATCCTGCAGCGCGTCCCAGACGACGGACGGTGCGAGCGGAATGCACAACGCATCGTTCAGTTCCATGATCGCCTCCCCCGATGAGCCGCCGCGTCAGGACGTCACGTCGATGCGGTCGACGCACGCGGCATCGAACGCGACATAGTGCCGGATCGCATCCGCGATCTCCGGCGGCTCCTCGTAACTCCATGCGGCGTTCTCTATCACGCCGTCTTCGGTATGCAGATGGAAATAGGTTGCCGGCCCCTTGCGCTCGCAGCGCGTCACGCGATCGGACGGCGCGAGCCGCGACATGTTGACGTCGCCGCGCGGCAGATACTGGACGTCGGGCAGGCCCGATTCCCTCAGCGTGTAGGCGGCAAGCGAATCGGCATAGGTGATCCCCCGATGGATCACGCGAACGCGATGGCGGTTCGGCTCGATTTCGATGCGATGGCCTGCGGCGTCGGACATCGGTTTCCCCTACGGCCGCTGCGCGCACGCGCCGGCCGAAAATTAGCATGGCCGCGGCGAAACGCCGCTTGTAATCGCATTATCGGCCAAACCGCCGCAAATTGCGCGGCGTCATCGTCGCAGCGGGGTCACTGCGCCTTCCACGAGAATGCCGCCTTCACGCCGCCCTTCGCCGGCACCGTGACCGCATGGGTCTGCTCGTTGCCGTTGTAGCTCGCGTGCACGGTGTAGCGCCCCGGCGTCAGCCTGACGAGCATGTAGGGACCGCGCGCGTCGGTCTTCAGCACTTCGGCGCCCTTCGCATCGACCACGGACACGTGGACGTCGGCGAGATACTCGCCGCCCGCGCCCGTGAAGCGCAGCGCGAGCGGCCAGTTGCTCTCGTTGCGCTGGAACGCGGTGGATTCGTCTTGCCCCACCCCGCCCGACACGAAGCCGACATCGCCCTGATGCTGCACGTCCGGCAAGCCGGGCTGCGCGCGCGCGACGCCCGCGACGCCGAAAGCCAGCGCCGCCGCGATCAGGTAGTGGGAAATGGTTTGCTGTCGCATGATTCGCTCCTTGAATCTGTCAGCCGGACGCCGGAGGCCCCGCAGGGACCACCGGCGGCGGCGACGAACAAAGACGGGCGGCGGGCGGCGGCCGCGTGGCCGTCGCGCCGGCCCGCCATGCCGGCCGGGACATCGGCCCGGCTCAGCCCAGATCGACCGGCACGAAAATCTGGGCGTCGTCGCGCTGGATCAGCAACGCAAGACTGTTGCCCGCGCGCTTGACCGCATCGCGCAATTGTTCCGCGCTCGTGACCGGCCGGCCGTTCACCGCGAGAATCACGTCGCCCGGCTGGATGCCCGCGCTCGCGGCAGGGCCCGCCGACTGCTGGACGACGAGGCCGTGCGTGAGCGACGAGCCGTTGCGCTCGCGCGGCGAAAGCGGCCGCACCGCGACGCCCAGGCGTCCCTGCTCGACGGGCTCGTCGACGCCCGCCTTCGCCTGGTCTTCGGTCAGCGACGCGAGCGTCACCGACACCGTCTTCTTCGACTTGTCGCGCCAGATCTGCAGATCGGCCTTCGTGCCGGGCTTCATGCTCGCGATCTGCGCGGGCAGCATCGTCGAGTCCTGCACCGGCACGCCGTCGACCGACAGGATCACGTCGCCCGGCTGCAGCCCCGCCTTCGCGGCCGGCCCCTTCGGATCGACCGAGCTGACGAGCGCGCCGTCGGGCTTCGTGAGGCCGAACGAGCTCGCGAGCGTCTGGTTGAGCCCCTGGACGGCGACGCCGAGCCGGCCGCGGCTCACGTGGCCCGTCTTCACGAGCTCGTCCTTCACCTTCATCGCCTCGTTGATCGGGATCGCGAACGACAGGCCCTGGAAGCCGCCCGTCTGCGAGTAGATCATCGAGTTGATGCCGATCACCTCGCCGTTCAGGTTGAAGAGCGGGCCGCCCGAGTTGCCGGGGTTCACCGGCACGTCGGTCTGGATGAACGGCGTGTAGTTCTCGTCGGGCAGCGCGCGCGACTTCGCGCTGATGATGCCCGACGTGACCGTGTTGTCGAACCCGTACGGCGAGCCGATCGCGACGACCCACTGGCCGACCTTGCTCTGCGCCGGATCGCCGATCTTCACGGTCGGCAGGCTCGACGCGTCGATCTTCAGCACCGCGACGTCGGACTGCTTGTCGGCGCCGACGACCTTCGCCTTATACTCGCGCTTGTCGGTGAGCTTCACGGTGACGACGTTCGCACCGTCGATCACGTGCGCGTTGGTCAGGATATACCCATCCGGGCTAATGATGAACCCCGAGCCGAGGCTCGTGCTCGGCTGGTCGTCCGGCTGCGGCTGACCGCCGGGGCCCATCCCCGGAATCCGCCCGTAGAAATGTCGGAAGAATTGGTAGAACGGATCGTCCGGGTCGATCGGCAGTTGCGGCGCCGCGCGACGCTGCGCGGTACGCTGCACGACGTGCTTCGCGCTGATGTTCACGACGGCAGGCCCGTAGGTCTCGACCAGCCCGGAAAAGTCGGGAATGCCGGTTTTCGCGGCCGCTTCGGCCGGCATCAGCGCGGCGACGGCCGGCGTGATGATCTGCGGCTCCGAGTGACGGGTGCCCGCCACGTACCCCGCCGCCAACGCCGCGGCGACGGCCGCGGCAACTGCGCCACGCGCAAGGATTCGGGTAGTCATCGATCGTTCTCCTCGTCTAATGGTTCGAAGCGTAGCGACCCTGTCTTAAAGCAGGCTTAATCGGTTTCGGGAACCCTTAAACGGACGAAAATTGTCGAGCAAGCTTGGGGCCCGGGCCGCGCCGGGCGCGGCGTATTGGCCGGACGACGGGCGCGGTCGGGGGCAAAACCGATGTGCGGTGGCGCGGCGCAACGAAACATAGTTCGCGATTGGCGATTGGCGGTTCGCGGTTCGCGGTTCGCGGTTCGCGGTTCGCGGTTCGCGGTTCGCGGTTCGCGGTTCGCGGTTCGCAACGAGCATCGGGCGTTTCGCCGCGCGCGGCCCGCGTCCGCCGCGTCCCGCGCAGGTCCGTCACGCGTCGGCCGCGCACGGCAGCACGACGCTCACGAGTAGCCCCCCCGCCGCCGCTTCGCCGAGCGTCACGGTCGCGCGCTGCTGCGCGGCCACCCGCTTGACGATCGCGAGGCCGAGGCCGCTGCCCGACACGTCGGTGCGCGCCCGCGCCGACGTGTCGCGGTAAAAGCGATCGAACACGCGCTCGCGCTCGGCGGCCGGAATGCCCGGGCCGCTGTCGCCGATCTGCACGCGCGCCCGCGCGCCGTCGCCGCGCGTGAGCGACACGTCGATGCGGCCGCCCTCCGGGGTGTACTTCACCGCGTTGTCGAGCAAATTGTTGAACATCACGCGCAGCGCGGCGGGATCGGCGTTCACGGCCGCGTCCTCGACTTCCTCGAAGCCGAGATCGATGTCGCGCCGCTGCGCGAGCGGCGCGTGCGCGGCGACGCACTCCTCGACGATCGAGCGCAGATCGACGCGCTCGCGCACCGTCGCGTCGCCTGGCTCCGCGCGCGCGAGCGCGAGCAGTTGCTCGGCGAGGCGCGTCGCGCGCGTGACGCCGCTTTGCAGATCGGCGATCGCCTCGCGGCGCGACGCGTCGTCCTGCGCGCGTGCGACGAGCTGCGCCTGAATCTGCACGGCGGCGAGCGGCGTGCGCAGCTCGTGCGCGGCATCCGCGACGAACGCCTTTTGCGTGTCGAGCGCGGCGGAGAGCCGCGCGAGCAGCCCGTTCAGCGCGTGCACGAGCGGGCGCACTTCGAGCGGCAGCGGCGAATCGGGCAGCGGATCGAGCGCCTCGGGCCGGCGCGCTTCGACCGCGCGGGTCACGCGCTGCAACGGCGCGAGCCCGCGCCCGACGATCATCCAGACGGCCGCGCCGAGGAACGGCAGCAGCACGATGAGCGGCCACAGCGTGCGCAGCGCGACGCTCGCGGCAAGCCGGTTGCGCACCGAAAGCGGCTGCGCGAGCTGCACGACGTTGTCGCCGACGATCGCGCCGTACACGCGCCATGCGCCGCGCTCGGTGCGCTCGGTCGAAAAGCCGAGCTCGGCGCGCGGCGCGATCGGCGCGCGCGGATGCGAGAAGTACATCAGCACCCCGTTGCGGTTCCAGATCTGGATCACGATCCCTTCGTCGCCGTTCGTCTGCGAGCCGAGCACCTGCGAGAACGGCTCGGACGGCAGCGCGGCCGCGATCTGCTGCAACTGGTAGTCGAACAGCTCGTTCGCGGCGGCGAGCGCCTGCCGGTAGATCATCCAGCCGGCGAGCCCCACCCCGGCCACGACGATCGCGAGCAGCCAGATCAGCAATTGATGGCGAATCGACCTCACGCGCTACGCTTCCTTCACGACCATGTAGCCGAGGCCGCGGACGTTGCGGATCAGGTCCGAGCCGAGCTTCTTGCGCAGCGCGTGGATATAGACTTCGACGGTGTTGCTGCCGATCTCCTCGCCCCAGCCGTACATCTTCTCTTCGAGCTGGCTCTTCGACAGCACCGCGCCCGGACGCGCGAGCAGCGCCTCGAGCAGCGCGAATTCGCGCGCCGACAGCGCGACGGGCGCGCCGTCGAGCGTCACCCGGTGCGACGCCGGATCGAGCGTCAGCGCGCCGTGGCGGATCACCGATTCGCTGCGCCCCGACTGGCGTCGGATCAGCGCACGCATGCGCGCCGCGAGCTCGTCGAGGTCGAACGGCTTGACGAGATAGTCGTCGGCGCCGGCGTCGAGGCCCTTCACGCGGTCGGCGACCGCGTCGCGCGCGGTCAGGATCAGCACGGGCAGCGCGAGCCCGCGCGCGCGCAGCGTGCGCAGCACGTCGATGCCGTCGCGCTTCGGCAGCCCGAGATCGAGCAGCAGCAGATCGTACGCCTCGCCGCCGAGCGCGGTGAGCGCCGCGTCGCCGTCCTGCACCCAGTCGACCGCGCAGCCGTCGGCCTTCAGCGCCTTGCGCACCCCTTCGGCGATCATCCGATCGTCTTCAACCAGCAATATCCGCATCCTGAAAAACGTCCGTCGCATGCGTTCGAGATGGCGGACATTGTAGCGCCGCCTCGTGCGCAAACGGACCATCTGCCGATTTCGACGCTGCTTGCGCGCCGTTTTCTCTACAATGGGCGGCTTGCGCCGCAGCGCGCACGCCTTTTGCACACGTCATATTCCGTTCCGCGCTTCCGTTCCGTATTCGTCGATGAATCCCAACGCCGCCCGCATCGCCGCTTCGCCCCGCCCAAGCCGCCCCGCCGCCCGCGCGCCGCGCGCCATTCTGCGCGGCGCGGCGCTCGTCGCCGCGTGCGCCGCGCTCGCGTTCGCCGCGCCCGCCGACGCCCGCAAGAAGCCCCCGCGGTATCCAGCCGCGGTCTCGACCGCGCGCAACGTGCTGCCGGCGTCGGTGCTCGTCGCGCTGCAGCGCGCGCGCGTGCCGGCGTCGAGCCTGAGCGTCGTCATCGAGCGGATCGGCGAGCGAACGCCCGTCGTCGCATGGAACGCGAGCCGGCCGATGCAGCCCGCGTCGACGATGAAGCTCGTCACCACCTACGCCGGGCTGTCGCTGCTCGGCGCCGACTATCGCTGGCGCACGAGCGCGTACGCGGACGGCGCGGTCGACGAGAACGGCACGCTGCACGGCACGCTGTACGTGAAGGGCACGGGCGATCCGAAGCTCGTGCCGGAAGAGCTGATCGACCTCGTCGACAAGATCCGCCGCGCGGGCATCGTCAACGTCGACGGCTCGCTCGTGCTCGACAAGACCTTCTTCGCGCCCGAGACGCGCGACCTGCCGCCGCTCGACGACGACGCGAGCGCGCCGTACAACGTCGGCCCCGATCCGCTCCTCTACGCGTTCAAGGCGCTGTCGTTCACGGTGACGCCGACCGACAACGGCGCGATCGCGATCGACGTCGTGCCGCCGCTCGCGAACCTGAACGTCGACAACCAGCTCGTCGAGGGCGAAGGCTCGTGCGGCGCCGCGCGCCCGACGCTCATGACCGACGCGAACGGCGCGCTCACCGCGTCGTTCGCGGGCGACTATCCGCCGCGCTGCGGCCCGACCACGACCAATCTCGCCGTGCTGAACCATTCCGCGTTCTTCGCGCGCGGCTTTCTCGCGCTGTGGCGGCAGACGGGCGGCGCGTTCTCAGGCACGATCGCCGAGGGCAAGGTGCCGGGCCGCGCGCGGCCCGTTGCGTCGCACCACGGCCCGGTGTTGTCGAGCGTCGTGCACGACATCAACAAGTTCAGCAACAACGTGATGGCGCGCAACCTGTTCCTCACGATCGGCGCGGTCGAGCACCGGCCGCCCGCGACGCCCGCGCAGTCGGCGGACACGATCCGCGCGTTCCTCGCGCACAGCGGGCTGCCGACCGACGGGCTCGCGCTCGAGAACGGCTCGGGGCTCTCGCGCGACGAGCGCGTGAGCGCGCTGTCGCTCGCCGACATGCTGCAGGCGGCGAACGCGAGCCCCATCGCGCAGGCGTTCGTCGATTCGCTGCCGATCGCGGGCGTCGACGGCACGATGAAAAACCGGCTGACGAACGCGCCCGTCGGCGGCAACGCGCACATCAAGACAGGCACGCTGCGCGACGTGCGCGCGATCGCGGGCTATGTCGCGTCGGCGGACGGGTCGAGCTACGTCGTCGTCAGCTTCATCAACGACGAGCGCGCGTCGGCCGCGCGCGCGGCGCACGACGCGCTGCTCGAATGGGTGTACGAAGGGCCGCGCTGAGCGGCGCGCGGCTCTCGGCGGCGCCCCGGCGCGCCGCCGAGAGCCGGCCGGAACCGATTCCGCCCTCGCCGTTTCCCTCGCCGTTTCCCTCGCCGTTTCCCTCGCCGTTTCCCTCGCCGTTTCCCTCGCCGTTTCCCTCGCCCTTGCCGTTTCTCGCCGGACTCCGCGCGGATCACCGGCCTTCGCGCGTCTTGCCCACGGCCGCCGCCGCGGCTCGGTGCGCCGCCCCATGCCGCGCGCCCGTCGAAGACTCCCTCTACGAAACACCCTCGCGCCCGGTACGCCGATTGCGTACCCTTTTGGCTGCAATTGACGTCGACGAGCCGCGCACGCGTTTCGCACGCCGCACGCACCGGGTCGCTCGAACCACAACAAGAGGGAGACACTCATGCAATTCAACGTCGAATTGCTTCTGCTCGCGCTCGCGCCTGTCTTCCTGCTCTGCATCGGCTGGGAAGCGTGGCACCTCGCGCGCACACGCCCCGGCGAGCACGTCTACAACCTGCGCGACACGCTCTGCAACGCGGCGCTCGCGCTGATGCACCAGGGCGCGGACAAGATCGCCTGGATCTTCGTGATCCCGCTCTATGCGTACTGCTACACGCACTACCGGCTCTTCACGTGGGACGCCACGTGGCTGTCGTTCGCCGTGCTGTTCGTCGCGCAGGACCTGCTCTACTACGTGTTCCACCGCTGCAGCCATCGCGTGCGCTGGCTGTGGGCCGCGCACGTCGTCCATCATTCGTCCGAGCGCCTGAACTTCTCGACCGCGATGCGGCAAAGCCTGATGTACCCGATCGCCGGCATGTGGGCGTTCTGGCTGCCGCTCGCGTTCCTCGGCTTCCCGCCGCAGCAGATCGTCGGCATCGTGCTCATCAACCTCGCGTTCCAGTTCTTCGTCCATACGCAGACGATCCCGAAACTCGGCTGGCTCGAGTACGTGCTGAACACGCCGTCGATCCACCGCGCGCACCATGCGCGCAACCCGCGCTACATCGACCGCAACTACGCCGGCGTGCTCGTGATCTGGGATCGCCTGTTCGGCAGCTACGTCGAAGAAGACCCGCAGGACCCGCCCGAATACGGGATCGTCGAGCCGCTTCGCTCGAACAATCCGCTCGTGGCGACGTTCCACGAATGGCGGTCGATGGCGCTCGACGCGCTCGGCGTCGAAGGCTGGCGCAACAAGCTCCGCGCGGTTTTCGGTCCGCCCGAATGGGCGAGCGCTTATCATGCACGGGTTGCGAGCGCGCACGCGCCGTCGCCCGAGCCGTCCGCGCTCGCCGCCGCGCCCCGCGAACGATAACGAAACACGGATTCCAAACCATTGCGCCGAGCCGCGTCGCCGCCGTGCGTCGCAGCACGGCGCAGGCCATGCAACACAAGCATATCTACGAGGAGAGACCCGCATGAATCAGCCGCAACGACAACAGCAACCCGCCCGCACCGCACGCCGCCGCCTCTGGCGCGGCGCGCAAGTCGCGCTCGCGAGCGCCGCGTTCGCCATCCTCGCCGCCTGCGGCGGGGGCGACGACAACGGCTCGTCGCAGCCGAGCGCCGGCGTGAACATGCAGGTCGTGTCCTTCGGCGACAGTCTGTCGGACACCGGCACCTATTCGCCGCAGATCCTGATCGGTTTCGGCGGCGGCCGCTTCACGACGAATCCGGGCCAGGTGTGGACGCAGGACGTCGCCGCCTACTACGGCGGCACGCTCACGCCCGCGTTCGAAGGCGGCTTCGGCGTGCCGCTGCAGGCGGCGGGCGGCCTCGGCTACGCGCAGGGCG comes from Burkholderia savannae and encodes:
- a CDS encoding DUF427 domain-containing protein, which codes for MSDAAGHRIEIEPNRHRVRVIHRGITYADSLAAYTLRESGLPDVQYLPRGDVNMSRLAPSDRVTRCERKGPATYFHLHTEDGVIENAAWSYEEPPEIADAIRHYVAFDAACVDRIDVTS
- a CDS encoding ATP-binding protein; translated protein: MRSIRHQLLIWLLAIVVAGVGLAGWMIYRQALAAANELFDYQLQQIAAALPSEPFSQVLGSQTNGDEGIVIQIWNRNGVLMYFSHPRAPIAPRAELGFSTERTERGAWRVYGAIVGDNVVQLAQPLSVRNRLAASVALRTLWPLIVLLPFLGAAVWMIVGRGLAPLQRVTRAVEARRPEALDPLPDSPLPLEVRPLVHALNGLLARLSAALDTQKAFVADAAHELRTPLAAVQIQAQLVARAQDDASRREAIADLQSGVTRATRLAEQLLALARAEPGDATVRERVDLRSIVEECVAAHAPLAQRRDIDLGFEEVEDAAVNADPAALRVMFNNLLDNAVKYTPEGGRIDVSLTRGDGARARVQIGDSGPGIPAAERERVFDRFYRDTSARARTDVSGSGLGLAIVKRVAAQQRATVTLGEAAAGGLLVSVVLPCAADA
- a CDS encoding carboxypeptidase-like regulatory domain-containing protein, whose translation is MRQQTISHYLIAAALAFGVAGVARAQPGLPDVQHQGDVGFVSGGVGQDESTAFQRNESNWPLALRFTGAGGEYLADVHVSVVDAKGAEVLKTDARGPYMLVRLTPGRYTVHASYNGNEQTHAVTVPAKGGVKAAFSWKAQ
- a CDS encoding response regulator; the protein is MRILLVEDDRMIAEGVRKALKADGCAVDWVQDGDAALTALGGEAYDLLLLDLGLPKRDGIDVLRTLRARGLALPVLILTARDAVADRVKGLDAGADDYLVKPFDLDELAARMRALIRRQSGRSESVIRHGALTLDPASHRVTLDGAPVALSAREFALLEALLARPGAVLSKSQLEEKMYGWGEEIGSNTVEVYIHALRKKLGSDLIRNVRGLGYMVVKEA
- a CDS encoding DegQ family serine endoprotease, with product MTTRILARGAVAAAVAAALAAGYVAGTRHSEPQIITPAVAALMPAEAAAKTGIPDFSGLVETYGPAVVNISAKHVVQRTAQRRAAPQLPIDPDDPFYQFFRHFYGRIPGMGPGGQPQPDDQPSTSLGSGFIISPDGYILTNAHVIDGANVVTVKLTDKREYKAKVVGADKQSDVAVLKIDASSLPTVKIGDPAQSKVGQWVVAIGSPYGFDNTVTSGIISAKSRALPDENYTPFIQTDVPVNPGNSGGPLFNLNGEVIGINSMIYSQTGGFQGLSFAIPINEAMKVKDELVKTGHVSRGRLGVAVQGLNQTLASSFGLTKPDGALVSSVDPKGPAAKAGLQPGDVILSVDGVPVQDSTMLPAQIASMKPGTKADLQIWRDKSKKTVSVTLASLTEDQAKAGVDEPVEQGRLGVAVRPLSPRERNGSSLTHGLVVQQSAGPAASAGIQPGDVILAVNGRPVTSAEQLRDAVKRAGNSLALLIQRDDAQIFVPVDLG
- the dacB gene encoding D-alanyl-D-alanine carboxypeptidase/D-alanyl-D-alanine endopeptidase, whose translation is MNPNAARIAASPRPSRPAARAPRAILRGAALVAACAALAFAAPADARKKPPRYPAAVSTARNVLPASVLVALQRARVPASSLSVVIERIGERTPVVAWNASRPMQPASTMKLVTTYAGLSLLGADYRWRTSAYADGAVDENGTLHGTLYVKGTGDPKLVPEELIDLVDKIRRAGIVNVDGSLVLDKTFFAPETRDLPPLDDDASAPYNVGPDPLLYAFKALSFTVTPTDNGAIAIDVVPPLANLNVDNQLVEGEGSCGAARPTLMTDANGALTASFAGDYPPRCGPTTTNLAVLNHSAFFARGFLALWRQTGGAFSGTIAEGKVPGRARPVASHHGPVLSSVVHDINKFSNNVMARNLFLTIGAVEHRPPATPAQSADTIRAFLAHSGLPTDGLALENGSGLSRDERVSALSLADMLQAANASPIAQAFVDSLPIAGVDGTMKNRLTNAPVGGNAHIKTGTLRDVRAIAGYVASADGSSYVVVSFINDERASAARAAHDALLEWVYEGPR
- a CDS encoding CoxG family protein translates to MELNDALCIPLAPSVVWDALQDLALVRASLDHCESFSRLARGEYALALTVPLGPLRARYDVRAHVVSERHDEPEHTRRTLNFRARADGIGALRGQIDVVLAPADDAPDAIRGEPATRIEYAVWATASGPLAELPGRQIQNALHELADDFFTEFCEVVQAKHGLAPNRARDGAPRRQHVFLRPAGFTGIARRAHAQHLGGALTGRAASALHHRESNPVPLWAWAAMIFFVALLLYVARWFNGG
- a CDS encoding sterol desaturase family protein, which encodes MQFNVELLLLALAPVFLLCIGWEAWHLARTRPGEHVYNLRDTLCNAALALMHQGADKIAWIFVIPLYAYCYTHYRLFTWDATWLSFAVLFVAQDLLYYVFHRCSHRVRWLWAAHVVHHSSERLNFSTAMRQSLMYPIAGMWAFWLPLAFLGFPPQQIVGIVLINLAFQFFVHTQTIPKLGWLEYVLNTPSIHRAHHARNPRYIDRNYAGVLVIWDRLFGSYVEEDPQDPPEYGIVEPLRSNNPLVATFHEWRSMALDALGVEGWRNKLRAVFGPPEWASAYHARVASAHAPSPEPSALAAAPRER